One part of the Glycine max cultivar Williams 82 chromosome 14, Glycine_max_v4.0, whole genome shotgun sequence genome encodes these proteins:
- the LOC100527858 gene encoding Orn domain-containing protein gives MEKLANSFSVLELDADDSHVPTTADISDKRVNADVDIVPVKSEKQNQENPVTPSCEYKLPLVWIDLEMTGLNIEVDRILEIACIITDGNLTKTVEGPDLVIHQTKECLDRMGEWCQSHHAASGLTKKVLKSTISEGEAEEQVIEFVKRYVNVGSYTPHLAGNSIYVDFQFLKKYMPKLASLFSHVLVDVSSVKALCIRWYPKDQKRAPSKLNRHRALDDIRESIEELRYYKANIFKPKSRKS, from the exons ATGGAGAAACTAGCAAATTCATTTTCAGTGTTAGAACTCGACGCCGACGATAGCCATGTTCCCACCACTGCCG ATATTAGTGACAAGAGGGTTAATGCCGACGTTGACATTGTACCAGTAAAAAGCGagaaacaaaatcaagaaaatccAGTGACTCCTTCGTGTGAATACAAGTTACCTCTTGTGTGGATTGACTTGGAAATGACTG GCTTAAATATTGAAGTGGACAGAATATTGGAGATTGCTTGTATAATTACAGATGGAAATTTAACCAAAACAGTGGAG GGTCCTGATTTGGTCATCCATCAAACCAAGGAGTGCCTTGACAGGATGGGAGAATGGTGTCAAAGTCATCATGCAGCTAGTG GGTTGACAAAAAAGGTGCTAAAAAGTACAATAAGTGAAGGAGAAGCTGAAGAGCAG GTTATTGAATTTGTTAAGAGATATGTTAATGTTGGTTCGTACACACCTCACTTGGCAGGAAATTCAATATAtgttgattttcaatttctgaAG AAATACATGCCAAAATTGGCAAGTCTCTTCTCTCATGTACTTGTTGATGTTAGTAGTGTTAAAGCTCTCTGCATTCGCTGGTATCCCAAAG ATCAGAAGAGAGCACCTTCAAAATTAAACAGACACAGAGCTTTGGATGACATTAGAGAAAGCATTGAAGAACTTAGATACTACAAGGCAAATATTTTTAAGCCCAAGTCCAGAAAGTCATAG
- the LOC102664671 gene encoding protein TRIGALACTOSYLDIACYLGLYCEROL 2, chloroplastic, which translates to MVGNPALHVSSLPTYFFSSLIILPRNPSSSIPLPIRRQTQINRIRVTSADSGHGQRPSSSSSEAKKPLSALSNIPWAIWRQTLRPLSDFGFNGRSIWEGGVGLFLVSGTVLFVLSLTWLRGFQIRSKFRKYTVVLEFAEACGISKGTPVRIRGATVGNVIGVNPSLKSIEAVVEVGDDKTVIPRNSLIKVNQSGLLMETKIEITPREPIPTPSVGPLHQDCTKEGLIVCDREKINSDQGTSLDTLIGIYIRLGRDIEKIGIINSYTMAQRVFSIIEEAKPLLTQIKAMAEDVQPLLAEVRDCGVLKEVENLTQNLIQASDDLRRVHSSVMTPENTELFQKSINTISFTLKNFENISKDIVGFTGDETTKRSLKLLLQNLSRHL; encoded by the exons ATGGTTGGGAACCCTGCACTCCATGTTTCATCATTgccaacttattttttttcatctctgaTTATCCTACCAAGAAATCCTTCAAGTTCCATCCCTCTTCCAATTCGACGCCAGACACAAATCAACAGGATAAGAGTTACATCTGCTGATTCAGGTCATGGCCAAAggccatcatcatcttcttcagaAGCAAAGAAACCACTTTCAGCTTTGTCAAACATTCCGTGGGCCATTTGGAGGCAAACATTGCGGCCATTAAGTGATTTTGGGTTCAATGGTAGGAGCATCTGGGAAGGTGGGGTTGGACTGTTTCTAGTGTCTGGTACTGTCCTATTTGTTCTTAGCTTGACCTGGTTGAGGGGCTTCCAAATCAGATCCAAATTCCGGAAGTACACAGTGGTGTTGGAGTTTGCTGAAGCTTGTGGCATAAGCAAAGGAACGCCTGTGAGAATCAGAGGGGCCACTGTTGGCAATGTCATTGGTGTGAATCCTTCCTTGAAAAGTATTGAAGCAGTTGTTGAG GTGGGTGATGATAAAACAGTTATACCGCGAAATTCATTGATCAAGGTTAACCAGTCAGGTCTTCTTatggaaacaaaaattgaaatcaCTCCTCGTGAGCCAATTCCAACACCTTCTGTTGGCCCTCTTCACCAAGACTGTACTAAGGAAGGTCTTATTGTGTGCGATCGCGAAAAGATCAATAGTGACCAAGGAACAAGTTTGGATACATTGATTGGAATTTACATCCGCCTTGGTCGTGACATAGAGAAAATTGGTATCATCAATAGCTATACAATGGCTCAACGAGTATTTTCCATTATTGAAGAAGCGAAACCACTTCTTACACAG ATCAAAGCCATGGCTGAAGATGTTCAACCTTTGCTGGCTGAAGTCCGTGATTGTGGCGTGCTGAAGGAAGTTGAGaatttaacccaaaaccttatccAAGCTTCTGATGATTTGAG AAGGGTACATTCATCCGTCATGACCCCTGAGAACACTGAACTGTTTCAGAAGTCCATAAACACAATTAGTTTTACCTTGAAGAACTTTGAG AATATTAGCAAGGATATTGTGGGTTTTACTGGGGACGAGACTACAAAAAGGAGTTTGAAATTACTTTTACAGAATCTCAGCAGGCATTTGTGA